A genomic window from Chrysoperla carnea chromosome 3, inChrCarn1.1, whole genome shotgun sequence includes:
- the LOC123296588 gene encoding mucin-5AC-like isoform X2 gives MPKREPKKCRQWERERRNRLKTQFNGLSKVLPSYDPSVPLSKSDILKGATSYIKELQTLKQKVINGDQSLHDDLKRDLQMLDTRIQKLLNRNEQLVALLQNAGIRIPTELKADKQFCKPKLWSNKITKEKADILAEQVNNAEKENEKTKDTKKVKLKKTKTKNNENKKIKTNKKIKKPLKSKTLKVLHYNNNVGTQNSSSQVLNVTSYSTASSKAIVPYHSNSIQSQTSSIIINNPTITCKNGVTNSTLLSTPIMATGITTDSRSITSLGPGTLILANGNVFPILPGPSPATIIQQPTLLVTNTAPATNQTLLVVGKPPQTNIIDTRKNESTTILKQYPRIAIKRPGITKTTTVNKVPIPALTSKFGRKVIGKENQKKQAVNSKTSTITVQNSDKQSIKRKNTITSPKKCDCVEKETGNQPPEKVPKLIEKNSTEDEPRKDTKSEEIPEKKVPVSNYSVDSLCAKTESSNEEKKTQQDVVKETENSKTTGENNVSSPVTSFLDIPTTSVTVQTSTSTILDSAVSTVSKPQENLSLTLPTQNHSDFSNDLFSTLNIQNRHPESISPTAAFLLAFPLVSTLTGGKTENADDENSESQHDPPTLLQIGNIETKQHTESQISFDNIPNFYTTTVKPKKNLVDPFKPKPKLKGSANILDTINTNTLIPEIPSFQNHIFNYEHTPVTCNKNSKSLPTTSSISFPTSNNSSMEVNYSDIPYSNSTSLLSNSGTVSTSTIDLQITKTSAPYISKITTTNYNNREQFKYPDFKSIPVTSSQKPLVNWMTTPSTTMSDNTTSFLPDFGSGSTTKTKYFKYIEEVGGDSRNYTEEQYLWTSSSTTSVNIAPPSTLPMLMGDLALSTTSTYTLGAKYDSSKDFIPNTEEYYSKKIVKQSFGSNKDQQGKASKPQYSENPPNNTFLSVSQLVDHGKSEQRGIKTSPRKVQAPSLKQHRPSKNEQKNYNCSAGVKEATFSEPLYPNNQNWIKQSPSSNHKNPTKNEQKSYITSHVADSQYDTQSWIKQSTDQSKNQPKNEQKTIERYNCNTTSKESTFVSHVPEISYENQNWMKQSTDSKNLPKSDFKTIESYNCSTGTKEPPFVSHVSNTSYGTQNWIKQSTDKNPPKSDQKTVENYNCSPAIKESPFVSHVTNTTFATQNWLKQSTDSSNHKNVSKSERKTERYHCSNTHVSEIPSFETQNWLKHPTDKSSSKSESKTIEGYNSCGKEAASFVSHVSDIPYDAQNWMKQSTDPSNHKNPPKSEQKSNERYSCGNNKESTFVPHTPDTSFETQNWVKQSTVPSNHKNPPKSEQKPIERYNCGNNKESTFVPQISDSSFETQNWVKQSTDSSNHKNPPKSEQKPIERYNCGNKEITFVPHISDTTFETQNWVKQTESSNNKNVYKNQSKIEHKTVERYYNTQNETQNWMKNTTDSNKHVYKNCSSTYSAEALISGQSSTNYPYSTSKRGYVPTFDPIQPFYNNEYSTPQESTNYYPQNYQNFQNYQEFDDNYNTPSLFSSSGGASNQIKACSKVKDNRKLAGNVSVPCSNIKRTNKRKPNLTEPPPSSGGIGTSTTTLPGFSDLGFLSISSTNSPSLLPTDDPFHVPNLFNTTNNTNSSQIYSQSYSKNQHPDHLIASTYTSSCNLLPPLATSVSLATRNPTLPTTQNIVSTPTAGVNVPSSVGGNSLANFNLSTIFPEINKPVSSSGVYENSTYHQHRAPINNNLPNLIPQQNCGNYTNLQ, from the exons atgccAAAAAGAGAGCCTAa AAAATGCCGTCAATGGGAACGAGAACGTCGTAATCGGCTTAAAACACAATTTAATGGTCTAAGCAAAGTTTTACCTTCATATGATCCATCAGTACCTCTCAGTAAATCTGATATTTTGAAAGGAGCTACAAGTTATATCAAAGAGTTACAAACACTCAAGCAAAAAGTAATTAATGGAGATCAAAGTTTACACGATGATTTAA AACGTGATTTACAAATGTTGGACACAcgcattcaaaaattattgaatcgaAACGAACAATTAGTTGCATTGTTACAAAATGCTGGAATACGAATTCCAACCGAATTAAAAGCAGATAAACAATTCTGTAAGCCAAAGTTATGGTCGAATAAAATTACTAAAGAAAAAGCTGATATTTTAGCTGAACAAGTAAATAATG CTgagaaagaaaatgaaaagacaaaagatacaaaaaaggtgaaattaaaaaagaccaaaacaaaaaacaatgaaaataagaaaattaaaacaaataaaaaaattaaaaaacccttaaaatcaaaaactttaaaagttttacaCTACAACAATAATGTGGGAACACAGAACAGCTCTAGTCAAGTGTTGAATGTGACCAGCTATTCGACGGCATCGTCAAAGGCTATTGTACCGTACCATTCGAATTCGATACAATCACAAACTTCATCGATTATTATCAATAATCCAACGATTACTTGTAAAAATG GCGTTACAAATTCCACTCTACTGTCCACACCAATTATGGCAACTGGAATCACAACAGATTCCCGTTCTATAACCAGTTTAGGTCCAGGTACACTAATTCTAGCTAATGGTAATGTATTCCCAATATTACCTGGCCCATCACCTGCGACAATTATTCAACAGCCAACATTATTAGTGACAAATACAGCACCTGCCACAAATCAAACTTTGCTTGTAGTCGGAAAACCACCTCAAACAAATATTATCGACACCAGAAAAAATGAAAGTAcgacaattttaaaacaatatccaCGAATTGCTATTAAACGGCCTGGAATCACTAAAACCACAACTGTTAATAAAGTTCCAATACCTGCATTAACATCGAAATTTGGACGAAAAGTGATTGGCAAAGAGAATCAAAAGAAACAAGCCGTAAATAGTAAAACATCTACGATAACTGTCCAAAATAGTGATAAACAATCGATAAAGCGTAAAAATACAATCACGTCTCCAAAGAAATGTGACTGTGTTGAGAAGGAAACCGGAAATCAACCGCCGGAGAAAGTTcctaaattaattgaaaaaaacagcACTGAAGATGAACCTCGTAAGGACACTAAGAGTGAAGAAATTCCAGAGAAAAAAGTTCCTGTTAGTAATTATAGTGTTGACTCTTTGTGTGCTAAAACGGAATCATCGAACGAAGAAAAGAAGACGCAACAAGATGTTGTAAAAGAAACCGAAAATTCGAAAACCACCGGTGAAAACAACGTTTCCTCACCAGTGACATCATTTTTGGATATTCCAACAACTTCAGTAACGGTTCAAACATCAACCTCAACGATCTTGGACTCTGCTGTATCAACAGTATCGAAACCCCAAGAAAATTTATCGCTTACGCTTCCAACACAAAATCATTCAGATTTTTCTAATGATTTATTTTCGACATTAAACATTCAAAATCGACATCCAGAATCAATTTCTCCAACTGCCGCGTTTTTATTAGCGTTTCCATTGGTATCGACGCTAACGGGTGGAAAAACTGAAAACGCTGATGACGAGAATTCCGAGAGTCAACATGACCCACCTACACTGTTACAAATTGGAAATATCGAAACTAAACAACACACTGAGTCACAAATTTCCTTCGATAATATCCCAAATTTTTACACCACAACcgtaaaaccgaaaaaaaatttagtagatcCTTTCAAACCAAAGCCTAAATTGAAAGGATCTGCAAATATTCTGGATACAATTAATACAAATACTTTGATTCCAGAAATTCCATCatttcaaaatcatatttttaattacgaaCATACACCGGTTACatgcaataaaaattctaaatcgCTTCCAACCACTTCTTCGATATCTTTTCCCACATCGAATAATTCCTCAATGGAAGTCAATTATTCGGACATACCATATTCTAATTCCACATCACTCCTATCAAATTCTGGAACTGTATCCACATCGACCATAGacttacaaattacaaaaacatcagCACCATACATTTCGAAAATCACGACTACAAATTATAACAATCGAGAACAATTTAAATATCCTGATTTTAAAAGTATTCCTGTGACATCCTCCCAAAAACCTTTAGTAAATTGGATGACAACACCTTCCACAACAATGTCAGATAATACAACGTCATTTTTACCAGACTTTGGTAGCGGAAGTACGacgaaaacaaaatattttaaatatattgaagaAGTTGGAGGAGATTCGAGGAATTATACAGAAGAACAATATCTATGGACATCGTCTTCAACAACAAGTGTAAATATTGCACCCCCTTCCACTTTACCCATGCTAATGGGTGATTTAGCATTGAGTACGACTTCAACATATACACTTGGCGCGAAGTATGACAGTTCAAAAGATTTTATTCCGAATACGGAAGAAtattactcgaaaaaaattgttaaacaatcTTTCGGGAGTAATAAAGATCAACAAGGGAAGGCGAGCAAACCACAATATTCGGAGAATCCACCGAATAATACATTTTTGTCTGTCAGTCAATTGGTTGATCACGGGAAATCGGAACAGCGTGGAATTAAAACATCCCCACGGAAAGTACAAGCACCGTCTTTAAAACAACATCGACCAtcgaaaaatgaacaaaaaaattataactgtaGTGCCGGTGTCAAGGAGGCTACATTTTCCGAACCACTATACCCAAATAACCAAAATTGGATCAAACAATCCCCTTCGAGTAACCATAAAAATCCaacaaaaaatgaacaaaaatcataCATTACGTCTCATGTTGCTGACTCTCAATACGATACCCAAAGTTGGATCAAACAATCCACGGATCAATCGAAGAATCAacccaaaaatgaacaaaaaacaaTCGAACGCTACAATTGTAACACGACAAGTAAGGAGTCAACATTTGTATCACATGTTCCAGAAATATCTTATGAGAACCAAAACTGGATGAAACAATCTACGGATTCCAAGAATCTACCAAAAAgcgattttaaaacaattgagaGCTATAATTGTAGTACCGGTACTAAAGAGCCACCATTTGTATCTCATGTTTCAAACACATCATATGGAACTCAAAATTGGATTAAACAATCCACAGATAAGAATCCGCCAAAAAGCGATCAAAAAAcggttgaaaattataattgtagCCCCGCAATTAAAGAATCACCATTTGTGTCTCATGTTACAAATACGACATTTGCCACtcaaaattggttaaaacaATCCACTGACTCTTCGAATCATAAAAACGTATCGAAAAGTGAGCGAAAAACTGAACGATATCATTGCAGTAACACTCATGTCTCAGAAATACCATCATTTGAAACTCAAAACTGGTTAAAGCATCCCACGGATAAGAGTTCATCGAAAAGTGAATCAAAGACTATTGAAGGATACAACAGTTGTGGCAAAGAAGCGGCCTCATTTGTATCTCATGTTTCAGATATCCCATATGACGCTCAAAATTGGATGAAGCAATCTACAGATCCTTCGAATCACAAAAATCCACCTAAGAGTGAACAAAAATCCAATGAACGCTATAGTTGTGGAAATAACAAAGAATCCACATTTGTACCTCATACCCCTGACACATCGTTTGAGACCCAAAATTGGGTAAAGCAATCTACAGTCCCTTCGAATCACAAAAATCCGCCTAAGAGCGAACAAAAACCAATTGAACGTTATAATTGTGGCAACAACAAGGAGTCGACATTTGTGCCTCAAATTTCTGACTCATCTTTCGAAACCCAAAATTGGGTAAAGCAATCCACAGACTcttcaaatcataaaaatccaCCTAAAAGTGAACAAAAACCAATCGAACGCTATAATTGTGGCAACAAGGAGATTACATTTGTGCCACATATTTCTGACACAACTTTTGAGACGCAAAATTGGGTAAAACAAACAGAATCCTcgaataacaaaaatgtttataagaATCAATCTAAAATCGAACACAAAACAGTTGAACGATATTATAATACTCAAAACGAGACACAAAATTGGATGAAAAACACAACGGACTCCAATaaacatgtatataaaaattgttcgaGTACATATTCTGCCGAGGCCTTAATTAGTGGCCAAAGTTCCACAAATTATCCATACTCAACATCAAAACGTGGATATGTACCAACATTTGATCCTATTCAACCGTTCTATAACAATGAATACTCAACACCTCAAGAATCCACAAACTATTATccacaaaattatcaaaacttcCAAAATTATCAAGAATTTGATGATAATTATAACACACCATCTTTATTTTCATCTAGTGGGGGCGCATCGAATCAAATTAAAGCTTGTTCAAAGGTAAAAGATAATCGTAAACTTGCGGGAAATGTTTCCGTTCCATGTTCGAATATAAAGCGTACTAATAAACGTAAACCAAATTTAACCGAACCACCGCCGTCTTCGGGAGGAATCGGTACGTCAACAACAACATTGCCAGGTTTTTCTGATTTAGGATTTTTGTCAATATCATCGACAAATTCACCATCATTGCTGCCAACAGATGATCCATTCCATGttccaaatttatttaacacaacaaataatacaaattctTCGCAGATTTATTCGCAAAGTTATTCCAAAAATCAACATCCAGATCATTTAATCGCGTCTACTTATACTTCATCGTGTAATTTATTACCACCGCTAGCAACGTCCGTTTCGTTAGCGACACGTAATCCTACGTTACCAACTACACAAAATATTGTGTCTACACCAACGGCTGGCGTCAACGTACCATCGTCCGTTGGCGGAAACAGTTTAGCTAACTTCAATTTAAGCACAATTTTCCCGGAAATCAATAAG CCAGTGAGTTCAAGTGGAGTGTATGAGAATTCAACGTATCACCAGCATCGTGCTCCAATCAATAATAATCTTCCAAATTTAATACCACAACAAAATTGtggaaattatacaaatttacaaTAA
- the LOC123296588 gene encoding chitinase-like protein PB1E7.04c isoform X3 has translation MPKREPKKCRQWERERRNRLKTQFNGLSKVLPSYDPSVPLSKSDILKGATSYIKELQTLKQKVINGDQSLHDDLKRDLQMLDTRIQKLLNRNEQLVALLQNAGIRIPTELKADKQFCKPKLWSNKITKEKADILAEQVNNAEKENEKTKDTKKVKLKKTKTKNNENKKIKTNKKIKKPLKSKTLKVLHYNNNVGTQNSSSQVLNVTSYSTASSKAIVPYHSNSIQSQTSSIIINNPTITCKNAGVTNSTLLSTPIMATGITTDSRSITSLGPGTLILANGNVFPILPGPSPATIIQQPTLLVTNTAPATNQTLLVVGKPPQTNIIDTRKNESTTILKQYPRIAIKRPGITKTTTVNKVPIPALTSKFGRKVIGKENQKKQAVNSKTSTITVQNSDKQSIKRKNTITSPKKCDCVEKETGNQPPEKVPKLIEKNSTEDEPRKDTKSEEIPEKKVPVSNYSVDSLCAKTESSNEEKKTQQDVVKETENSKTTGENNVSSPVTSFLDIPTTSVTVQTSTSTILDSAVSTVSKPQENLSLTLPTQNHSDFSNDLFSTLNIQNRHPESISPTAAFLLAFPLVSTLTGGKTENADDENSESQHDPPTLLQIGNIETKQHTESQISFDNIPNFYTTTVKPKKNLVDPFKPKPKLKGSANILDTINTNTLIPEIPSFQNHIFNYEHTPVTCNKNSKSLPTTSSISFPTSNNSSMEVNYSDIPYSNSTSLLSNSGTVSTSTIDLQITKTSAPYISKITTTNYNNREQFKYPDFKSIPVTSSQKPLVNWMTTPSTTMSDNTTSFLPDFGSGSTTKTKYFKYIEEVGGDSRNYTEEQYLWTSSSTTSVNIAPPSTLPMLMGDLALSTTSTYTLGAKYDSSKDFIPNTEEYYSKKIVKQSFGSNKDQQGKASKPQYSENPPNNTFLSVSQLVDHGKSEQRGIKTSPRKVQAPSLKQHRPSKNEQKNYNCSAGVKEATFSEPLYPNNQNWIKQSPSSNHKNPTKNEQKSYITSHVADSQYDTQSWIKQSTDQSKNQPKNEQKTIERYNCNTTSKESTFVSHVPEISYENQNWMKQSTDSKNLPKSDFKTIESYNCSTGTKEPPFVSHVSNTSYGTQNWIKQSTDKNPPKSDQKTVENYNCSPAIKESPFVSHVTNTTFATQNWLKQSTDSSNHKNVSKSERKTERYHCSNTHVSEIPSFETQNWLKHPTDKSSSKSESKTIEGYNSCGKEAASFVSHVSDIPYDAQNWMKQSTDPSNHKNPPKSEQKSNERYSCGNNKESTFVPHTPDTSFETQNWVKQSTVPSNHKNPPKSEQKPIERYNCGNNKESTFVPQISDSSFETQNWVKQSTDSSNHKNPPKSEQKPIERYNCGNKEITFVPHISDTTFETQNWVKQTESSNNKNVYKNQSKIEHKTVERYYNTQNETQNWMKNTTDSNKHVYKNCSSTYSAEALISGQSSTNYPYSTSKRGYVPTFDPIQPFYNNEYSTPQESTNYYPQNYQNFQNYQEFDDNYNTPSLFSSSGGASNQIKACSKPVSSSGVYENSTYHQHRAPINNNLPNLIPQQNCGNYTNLQ, from the exons atgccAAAAAGAGAGCCTAa AAAATGCCGTCAATGGGAACGAGAACGTCGTAATCGGCTTAAAACACAATTTAATGGTCTAAGCAAAGTTTTACCTTCATATGATCCATCAGTACCTCTCAGTAAATCTGATATTTTGAAAGGAGCTACAAGTTATATCAAAGAGTTACAAACACTCAAGCAAAAAGTAATTAATGGAGATCAAAGTTTACACGATGATTTAA AACGTGATTTACAAATGTTGGACACAcgcattcaaaaattattgaatcgaAACGAACAATTAGTTGCATTGTTACAAAATGCTGGAATACGAATTCCAACCGAATTAAAAGCAGATAAACAATTCTGTAAGCCAAAGTTATGGTCGAATAAAATTACTAAAGAAAAAGCTGATATTTTAGCTGAACAAGTAAATAATG CTgagaaagaaaatgaaaagacaaaagatacaaaaaaggtgaaattaaaaaagaccaaaacaaaaaacaatgaaaataagaaaattaaaacaaataaaaaaattaaaaaacccttaaaatcaaaaactttaaaagttttacaCTACAACAATAATGTGGGAACACAGAACAGCTCTAGTCAAGTGTTGAATGTGACCAGCTATTCGACGGCATCGTCAAAGGCTATTGTACCGTACCATTCGAATTCGATACAATCACAAACTTCATCGATTATTATCAATAATCCAACGATTACTTGTAAAAATG CAGGCGTTACAAATTCCACTCTACTGTCCACACCAATTATGGCAACTGGAATCACAACAGATTCCCGTTCTATAACCAGTTTAGGTCCAGGTACACTAATTCTAGCTAATGGTAATGTATTCCCAATATTACCTGGCCCATCACCTGCGACAATTATTCAACAGCCAACATTATTAGTGACAAATACAGCACCTGCCACAAATCAAACTTTGCTTGTAGTCGGAAAACCACCTCAAACAAATATTATCGACACCAGAAAAAATGAAAGTAcgacaattttaaaacaatatccaCGAATTGCTATTAAACGGCCTGGAATCACTAAAACCACAACTGTTAATAAAGTTCCAATACCTGCATTAACATCGAAATTTGGACGAAAAGTGATTGGCAAAGAGAATCAAAAGAAACAAGCCGTAAATAGTAAAACATCTACGATAACTGTCCAAAATAGTGATAAACAATCGATAAAGCGTAAAAATACAATCACGTCTCCAAAGAAATGTGACTGTGTTGAGAAGGAAACCGGAAATCAACCGCCGGAGAAAGTTcctaaattaattgaaaaaaacagcACTGAAGATGAACCTCGTAAGGACACTAAGAGTGAAGAAATTCCAGAGAAAAAAGTTCCTGTTAGTAATTATAGTGTTGACTCTTTGTGTGCTAAAACGGAATCATCGAACGAAGAAAAGAAGACGCAACAAGATGTTGTAAAAGAAACCGAAAATTCGAAAACCACCGGTGAAAACAACGTTTCCTCACCAGTGACATCATTTTTGGATATTCCAACAACTTCAGTAACGGTTCAAACATCAACCTCAACGATCTTGGACTCTGCTGTATCAACAGTATCGAAACCCCAAGAAAATTTATCGCTTACGCTTCCAACACAAAATCATTCAGATTTTTCTAATGATTTATTTTCGACATTAAACATTCAAAATCGACATCCAGAATCAATTTCTCCAACTGCCGCGTTTTTATTAGCGTTTCCATTGGTATCGACGCTAACGGGTGGAAAAACTGAAAACGCTGATGACGAGAATTCCGAGAGTCAACATGACCCACCTACACTGTTACAAATTGGAAATATCGAAACTAAACAACACACTGAGTCACAAATTTCCTTCGATAATATCCCAAATTTTTACACCACAACcgtaaaaccgaaaaaaaatttagtagatcCTTTCAAACCAAAGCCTAAATTGAAAGGATCTGCAAATATTCTGGATACAATTAATACAAATACTTTGATTCCAGAAATTCCATCatttcaaaatcatatttttaattacgaaCATACACCGGTTACatgcaataaaaattctaaatcgCTTCCAACCACTTCTTCGATATCTTTTCCCACATCGAATAATTCCTCAATGGAAGTCAATTATTCGGACATACCATATTCTAATTCCACATCACTCCTATCAAATTCTGGAACTGTATCCACATCGACCATAGacttacaaattacaaaaacatcagCACCATACATTTCGAAAATCACGACTACAAATTATAACAATCGAGAACAATTTAAATATCCTGATTTTAAAAGTATTCCTGTGACATCCTCCCAAAAACCTTTAGTAAATTGGATGACAACACCTTCCACAACAATGTCAGATAATACAACGTCATTTTTACCAGACTTTGGTAGCGGAAGTACGacgaaaacaaaatattttaaatatattgaagaAGTTGGAGGAGATTCGAGGAATTATACAGAAGAACAATATCTATGGACATCGTCTTCAACAACAAGTGTAAATATTGCACCCCCTTCCACTTTACCCATGCTAATGGGTGATTTAGCATTGAGTACGACTTCAACATATACACTTGGCGCGAAGTATGACAGTTCAAAAGATTTTATTCCGAATACGGAAGAAtattactcgaaaaaaattgttaaacaatcTTTCGGGAGTAATAAAGATCAACAAGGGAAGGCGAGCAAACCACAATATTCGGAGAATCCACCGAATAATACATTTTTGTCTGTCAGTCAATTGGTTGATCACGGGAAATCGGAACAGCGTGGAATTAAAACATCCCCACGGAAAGTACAAGCACCGTCTTTAAAACAACATCGACCAtcgaaaaatgaacaaaaaaattataactgtaGTGCCGGTGTCAAGGAGGCTACATTTTCCGAACCACTATACCCAAATAACCAAAATTGGATCAAACAATCCCCTTCGAGTAACCATAAAAATCCaacaaaaaatgaacaaaaatcataCATTACGTCTCATGTTGCTGACTCTCAATACGATACCCAAAGTTGGATCAAACAATCCACGGATCAATCGAAGAATCAacccaaaaatgaacaaaaaacaaTCGAACGCTACAATTGTAACACGACAAGTAAGGAGTCAACATTTGTATCACATGTTCCAGAAATATCTTATGAGAACCAAAACTGGATGAAACAATCTACGGATTCCAAGAATCTACCAAAAAgcgattttaaaacaattgagaGCTATAATTGTAGTACCGGTACTAAAGAGCCACCATTTGTATCTCATGTTTCAAACACATCATATGGAACTCAAAATTGGATTAAACAATCCACAGATAAGAATCCGCCAAAAAGCGATCAAAAAAcggttgaaaattataattgtagCCCCGCAATTAAAGAATCACCATTTGTGTCTCATGTTACAAATACGACATTTGCCACtcaaaattggttaaaacaATCCACTGACTCTTCGAATCATAAAAACGTATCGAAAAGTGAGCGAAAAACTGAACGATATCATTGCAGTAACACTCATGTCTCAGAAATACCATCATTTGAAACTCAAAACTGGTTAAAGCATCCCACGGATAAGAGTTCATCGAAAAGTGAATCAAAGACTATTGAAGGATACAACAGTTGTGGCAAAGAAGCGGCCTCATTTGTATCTCATGTTTCAGATATCCCATATGACGCTCAAAATTGGATGAAGCAATCTACAGATCCTTCGAATCACAAAAATCCACCTAAGAGTGAACAAAAATCCAATGAACGCTATAGTTGTGGAAATAACAAAGAATCCACATTTGTACCTCATACCCCTGACACATCGTTTGAGACCCAAAATTGGGTAAAGCAATCTACAGTCCCTTCGAATCACAAAAATCCGCCTAAGAGCGAACAAAAACCAATTGAACGTTATAATTGTGGCAACAACAAGGAGTCGACATTTGTGCCTCAAATTTCTGACTCATCTTTCGAAACCCAAAATTGGGTAAAGCAATCCACAGACTcttcaaatcataaaaatccaCCTAAAAGTGAACAAAAACCAATCGAACGCTATAATTGTGGCAACAAGGAGATTACATTTGTGCCACATATTTCTGACACAACTTTTGAGACGCAAAATTGGGTAAAACAAACAGAATCCTcgaataacaaaaatgtttataagaATCAATCTAAAATCGAACACAAAACAGTTGAACGATATTATAATACTCAAAACGAGACACAAAATTGGATGAAAAACACAACGGACTCCAATaaacatgtatataaaaattgttcgaGTACATATTCTGCCGAGGCCTTAATTAGTGGCCAAAGTTCCACAAATTATCCATACTCAACATCAAAACGTGGATATGTACCAACATTTGATCCTATTCAACCGTTCTATAACAATGAATACTCAACACCTCAAGAATCCACAAACTATTATccacaaaattatcaaaacttcCAAAATTATCAAGAATTTGATGATAATTATAACACACCATCTTTATTTTCATCTAGTGGGGGCGCATCGAATCAAATTAAAGCTTGTTCAAAG CCAGTGAGTTCAAGTGGAGTGTATGAGAATTCAACGTATCACCAGCATCGTGCTCCAATCAATAATAATCTTCCAAATTTAATACCACAACAAAATTGtggaaattatacaaatttacaaTAA